A genomic stretch from Mycobacterium cookii includes:
- a CDS encoding (2,3-dihydroxybenzoyl)adenylate synthase yields the protein MSSSTLDGFVPFPPDRAARYRSAGYWTGRTLDSLLSDAARRWPARIGVIDAGGPQRLTFTQLDERADRAAAGLAALGITQGDRVLLQLPNGCEFAVALFGLLRAGAIPVMCLTGHRATELGHFAGVSDATALIIPDTAAGFDYRPMARQLTQEHRGLQHVIVDGDPESFVPWSQVRACRDERHTRSTPDPSSPALLLVSGGTTGLPKLIPRTHDDYVYNATASAELCTLTSDDVYLAALPSAHNFPLACPGLLGAIAVGATTVFLTNPSPESAFAAIARHGVTVTALVPALANLWAEATEWEPETPTSLRLLQVGGAKLEADDARRIRATLTPGLQQVFGMAEGLLCYTRPGDPPELVDHTQGRPLCDDDELRVVDDAGQPAQAGAEGELLVRGPYTINGYFNAEADNARSFDPDGFYRSGDLVRTHLDGYLEVTGRVKDVIHRGGETVAAGDIEEHLRAHPSIGSAAAVALKDPYLGEKICAAVVFTGAPVTLSELNDFLTQRGVATHARPDVLTEMTALPTTPVGKVDKKAIAQQLQSG from the coding sequence ATGTCGTCTTCCACTCTGGACGGCTTTGTGCCTTTTCCGCCGGACCGCGCGGCGCGCTACCGCTCCGCCGGCTACTGGACCGGCCGGACTCTCGACTCGTTGCTGTCCGACGCCGCTCGCCGCTGGCCCGCCCGCATCGGGGTGATCGATGCGGGCGGGCCGCAACGACTGACCTTCACCCAACTCGACGAACGAGCCGATCGCGCCGCCGCCGGGCTCGCGGCGTTGGGCATCACGCAAGGCGATCGGGTGCTGCTGCAACTGCCCAACGGCTGCGAGTTCGCGGTGGCGTTGTTCGGGCTGCTGCGCGCCGGCGCGATCCCGGTGATGTGTCTGACCGGCCATCGCGCCACCGAGTTGGGGCATTTCGCCGGCGTCAGCGACGCGACGGCGCTGATAATTCCCGACACCGCAGCCGGATTCGACTACCGCCCGATGGCACGGCAGCTCACGCAGGAGCATCGCGGGCTGCAGCACGTCATCGTCGACGGCGACCCCGAATCGTTCGTGCCGTGGTCGCAGGTGCGTGCCTGCCGGGACGAGCGGCACACGCGGAGCACCCCGGACCCGAGTTCGCCTGCGCTGCTGCTGGTTTCCGGCGGCACGACCGGCCTGCCGAAGCTCATCCCCCGCACCCACGACGACTACGTCTACAACGCCACCGCCAGCGCCGAGCTGTGCACGCTGACCTCCGATGACGTGTACCTCGCGGCGCTGCCGTCCGCCCACAACTTTCCGCTGGCCTGCCCGGGTCTGCTCGGCGCCATCGCGGTCGGCGCGACCACAGTGTTTCTCACCAACCCCAGCCCGGAGTCAGCCTTCGCTGCGATCGCGCGCCACGGCGTCACGGTCACTGCGCTGGTACCGGCGTTGGCCAACTTGTGGGCCGAGGCCACCGAGTGGGAGCCCGAGACGCCGACATCGCTGCGGCTCCTGCAGGTCGGCGGCGCGAAATTGGAGGCTGACGACGCCCGTCGGATCCGTGCGACGCTGACGCCCGGCCTGCAGCAGGTGTTCGGGATGGCCGAGGGTCTGTTGTGTTACACGCGGCCGGGCGACCCGCCGGAATTGGTCGACCACACCCAGGGCCGGCCGCTGTGCGACGACGACGAACTGCGCGTCGTCGACGACGCCGGCCAGCCGGCGCAGGCCGGTGCCGAAGGAGAACTGCTGGTGCGGGGGCCCTACACCATCAACGGGTATTTCAACGCCGAAGCCGACAACGCCCGCTCGTTCGACCCCGACGGCTTCTACCGCAGCGGCGACCTGGTCCGCACGCACCTCGATGGCTATCTGGAAGTCACCGGCCGGGTGAAAGACGTCATTCATCGCGGCGGCGAAACCGTCGCCGCGGGCGACATCGAAGAGCACCTGCGGGCGCACCCGTCGATCGGATCGGCCGCAGCCGTCGCGCTGAAGGATCCATATCTTGGCGAAAAAATCTGCGCGGCAGTCGTTTTCACCGGGGCCCCAGTGACGCTGTCGGAGTTGAACGATTTTCTCACCCAACGCGGCGTAGCCACCCACGCTCGACCCGATGTGCTGACCGAGATGACTGCGCTGCCCACCACACCGGTCGGCAAGGTCGACAAGAAGGCCATCGCCCAGCAGTTGCAGTCGGGATAA
- a CDS encoding MerR family transcriptional regulator gives MAPDRPPRTETGTIAGILANLRRAPKRVRRQSREVIENAVSQLFDAAVRQPHGAPGFGEYRIDDLARLAGTTTRNVRVYRDRGLLPPPLRVGRIALYNDTHLTRLRLITSMLDRGYNIAHVREMLSAWEEGKNLGDVLGLETAIVGTWTTEKSETMPLTAAQRLINDDKAFDRLERLQVIRIDGDQATLTRPKLIEAFNEIRGYGVSMDKLIDLHEQIVPLIDQISELLVRAGAEHVAHRIKPREALPADTEIAQLITMLVRLRTQAVASVTATLASSIESTIESLVSSILADYLEGAPDADAG, from the coding sequence ATGGCCCCCGACCGACCACCCCGCACAGAGACCGGCACCATCGCCGGGATCTTGGCCAACTTGCGACGCGCGCCCAAACGCGTTCGGCGCCAGTCGCGGGAGGTCATCGAGAACGCCGTGTCGCAGCTGTTCGACGCGGCGGTCCGCCAGCCGCACGGTGCGCCGGGCTTCGGGGAATACCGCATCGACGACTTGGCCCGGCTGGCCGGCACCACCACCCGCAACGTCCGGGTGTACCGCGACCGCGGGCTGTTACCGCCACCGCTGCGGGTCGGGCGCATCGCGCTCTACAACGACACCCACCTGACCCGGCTGCGGCTCATCACCTCGATGCTCGACCGCGGCTACAACATCGCGCACGTCCGGGAGATGCTCAGCGCCTGGGAGGAAGGCAAGAACCTCGGCGACGTGCTCGGCTTGGAGACCGCGATCGTCGGCACCTGGACCACCGAGAAGTCCGAGACCATGCCGCTGACCGCGGCGCAGCGACTGATCAACGACGACAAGGCTTTTGACCGCCTGGAGCGGCTGCAGGTGATCCGTATCGACGGCGACCAGGCCACGCTCACCCGGCCGAAGCTGATCGAGGCGTTCAACGAGATCCGCGGCTACGGCGTGAGCATGGACAAACTCATCGACCTGCACGAGCAGATCGTCCCGTTGATCGACCAGATCAGCGAGCTGCTGGTGCGGGCGGGCGCCGAGCACGTCGCCCACCGGATTAAGCCTCGCGAAGCCCTGCCCGCCGACACCGAGATCGCCCAACTGATCACCATGCTGGTCCGGCTGCGCACCCAGGCCGTCGCGTCGGTGACCGCCACTCTCGCCTCGTCGATCGAATCGACGATCGAGTCGCTGGTCAGCAGCATCCTGGCCGACTACCTGGAGGGTGCCCCGGACGCCGACGCCGGCTAG
- a CDS encoding ferritin-like domain-containing protein — MSIDMDAMLVKIKDRQWALADIDWDAPGAETITDEQRPQLKAFMADLCWIENIGARGFAALAKKAPTPTIAQIYRYFHAEEQRHANAELALMKRWGMLEDGEVPEPNVNIRLAIDWLDRWADDMPLSLLGTVIPMLEVALDGALLKFLLDEVHDPVCHQVFEKINNDESRHLVVDFEVLDMIGHAKIRRLLIDFVGRNATPGLIIGAIMGAPLINRIRNEITDMGMEPERLYRAVKRFKELGDRGEKTSRVPTYRFLRRYAGVVTNPRHPYHLLANSMVWLSDRYPRPLLPSVPSWVKEVTHEPAA, encoded by the coding sequence ATGAGTATCGACATGGACGCGATGCTGGTGAAGATCAAGGATCGCCAGTGGGCGCTTGCCGACATCGATTGGGACGCACCCGGTGCCGAGACGATCACCGACGAACAGCGGCCACAGCTCAAGGCGTTCATGGCCGACCTGTGCTGGATCGAGAACATCGGCGCGCGGGGGTTCGCGGCGCTGGCGAAAAAGGCGCCCACACCGACCATCGCCCAGATTTATCGCTACTTCCACGCCGAGGAGCAGCGGCACGCCAACGCCGAACTGGCGCTGATGAAGCGGTGGGGCATGCTCGAGGACGGCGAGGTTCCCGAGCCGAACGTGAACATCCGGCTGGCTATCGACTGGCTGGACCGCTGGGCTGACGACATGCCGCTGTCTCTGCTCGGCACCGTCATCCCGATGCTCGAAGTCGCGCTGGACGGCGCGCTGCTGAAGTTCCTGCTCGACGAGGTGCACGACCCGGTCTGTCACCAGGTGTTCGAGAAGATCAACAACGACGAATCACGGCATCTGGTCGTCGATTTCGAGGTTCTCGACATGATCGGCCACGCGAAGATCCGCCGTCTGCTGATCGACTTCGTCGGTCGCAACGCCACTCCGGGTCTGATCATCGGCGCGATCATGGGCGCACCGCTGATCAATCGGATCCGCAACGAGATCACCGACATGGGCATGGAGCCCGAGCGGCTTTATCGGGCCGTGAAACGATTCAAAGAGCTCGGTGATCGTGGCGAAAAGACCAGCCGGGTGCCGACTTATCGGTTCCTGAGGCGCTACGCCGGAGTGGTCACGAATCCGCGCCACCCCTACCACCTGCTGGCGAATTCGATGGTCTGGCTTTCTGATCGGTATCCGCGGCCCCTGCTGCCGTCAGTACCCAGCTGGGTCAAAGAAGTCACCCACGAGCCGGCGGCCTGA
- a CDS encoding non-ribosomal peptide synthetase: MLTGGVGASVAGSPGAVRAEVADLLGVSADAVDPGGNLISQGLDSIRMMSLAGRWRRRGIDVDFAALAADPTIEAWSMLVSAGEACAAHSDDAPASTSEPDDAFPLAPMQHAMWVGRHDSQPLGGVAGHLYVEFDGGAIDPERLRRAATDLAARHPMLRVRFLSDGTQQIDSPQEQSDFPVTVHDFRNVAESTVDERLNELREAKSHQQLDGQVLELTLSMLPGERTRLHVDLDMQAADAMSYRTLMTDLAKLYRGETLPELRYSYRQYRREIVRREAGPQPAVDADRDWWSRRIPELPDPPKLPYVNRKMMSRKSTRRWQWFDPDTRDALFGNARVRGVTPAMMFAAAFAHTLACWSGTSRFLLNLPLFGREAFHPDVDSLVGDFTSSLLLDIDLSGTTDAASRAWAVQDAMRTAAAHSKYSGLSVLRDLGRHRGTPVLAPVVFTSALGLGELFCDQVTEAFGTPSWIISQGPQVALDAQITEFDGGVLVNWDVREDAFAPGVIDAMFAHCVDELLRLAAGDDGWDRRSVAPLPAAQRAVRDGVNGRSAEPGGEALHDGFFRCAEARPDAPAVYASSGDLSYRQLRDQVCAVAAALRDNGVGAGDTVAVMGPKCAEQIPALLAILAVGGVYLPIGVDQPDDRAERILQTGQVGLALVGGGQPLALPVPALAIADVLRDAPIDAEIRPATTHPGELAYVLFTSGSTGEPKGVEVTHDAAMNTVEFLTRHFEIGARDRCLALSTLECDMSVLDIFATLRAGGAIVVVDEAHRRDPDVWARLIETHAVTVLNFLPGWLEMLVEVGADRLSSLRVVPTGGDWVRPQLASLLKAQAPQLRFAGLGGATETAVHATICEPTELPSDWTAVPYGTPFPNNACRVVDDMGGDCPDWVVGELWISGRGIARGYRGRPDLTAQRFVEHDGRTWYRTGDLARYWPDGTLEFAGRADHRVKLSGYRVELGEVEAALRQIPGVAMGVAALVPTPGGAEMLAAAVQADNRELTAAGVREAMAESVPEHMIPRRVALVDQIPFTVGGKIDRRAVARELAAGVAESAEPDRRAPSTPLESALVAIVGDVLGESVGVDDDFFVLGGDSVLATQTIARIRAWLDTPGAMVADIFATRTVCALADLLSRREGDPCRLDQVAELYLEVIQMEAGNVAAAIAETEAVQ; the protein is encoded by the coding sequence GTGTTGACCGGTGGAGTCGGGGCTTCCGTTGCAGGCAGCCCGGGTGCGGTGCGCGCTGAGGTTGCCGACTTGCTCGGCGTCAGCGCTGACGCTGTCGACCCCGGCGGCAACCTGATCAGCCAGGGTCTCGACTCGATACGGATGATGTCGCTGGCCGGGCGATGGCGTCGCCGCGGTATCGACGTCGACTTCGCCGCACTGGCCGCGGACCCGACGATCGAGGCGTGGTCGATGCTCGTGTCCGCGGGCGAAGCGTGCGCTGCGCATTCCGATGACGCGCCGGCGTCGACGAGTGAGCCCGACGATGCCTTTCCGCTCGCCCCGATGCAGCACGCCATGTGGGTGGGGCGCCACGACAGTCAACCTCTCGGCGGTGTTGCCGGCCATCTCTACGTCGAATTCGACGGCGGGGCAATCGATCCCGAGCGTTTGCGGCGGGCGGCCACGGACCTGGCCGCGCGGCACCCGATGCTGCGAGTCCGGTTCCTGTCCGACGGGACCCAGCAGATCGACTCTCCGCAAGAACAATCGGACTTCCCCGTCACGGTTCACGACTTCCGGAATGTCGCCGAATCCACCGTCGACGAACGCCTCAACGAGCTTCGGGAAGCCAAATCGCACCAACAACTCGACGGCCAGGTGCTGGAGCTGACGCTCTCGATGCTGCCCGGCGAACGCACGCGCCTGCACGTCGATTTGGACATGCAAGCCGCCGACGCGATGAGCTATCGCACGCTGATGACCGATCTGGCGAAGTTGTACCGCGGCGAGACGCTTCCGGAATTGCGGTACAGCTACCGGCAATACCGCCGAGAGATTGTGCGGCGTGAAGCCGGACCGCAACCGGCTGTCGACGCCGACCGGGACTGGTGGTCGCGGCGCATCCCAGAATTGCCGGACCCGCCCAAGCTGCCGTATGTCAACCGAAAAATGATGTCCCGCAAGAGTACTCGGCGTTGGCAGTGGTTTGACCCAGATACCCGCGATGCGCTGTTCGGCAACGCCCGCGTCCGAGGTGTCACTCCCGCGATGATGTTCGCCGCGGCGTTCGCCCACACCCTGGCGTGCTGGTCGGGCACCTCGCGATTCCTGCTCAACCTGCCGCTGTTCGGCCGCGAGGCCTTCCATCCCGACGTGGACAGCCTCGTCGGTGATTTCACCTCGTCGCTGCTGCTCGACATCGATCTGTCCGGCACCACCGATGCCGCATCGCGGGCGTGGGCGGTCCAAGACGCCATGCGGACCGCGGCGGCGCACTCGAAATATTCGGGCCTGTCAGTACTTCGCGACCTCGGCCGCCACCGCGGCACCCCGGTGCTGGCACCGGTCGTATTCACCAGCGCGCTCGGACTCGGCGAGCTGTTCTGTGACCAGGTCACCGAAGCGTTCGGCACGCCAAGCTGGATCATCTCGCAAGGACCGCAGGTTGCGCTCGACGCGCAGATCACCGAATTCGATGGTGGCGTCCTGGTGAACTGGGATGTCCGCGAAGACGCGTTTGCTCCCGGCGTCATCGACGCCATGTTCGCGCACTGCGTCGACGAATTGCTGCGGCTGGCCGCCGGCGACGACGGCTGGGACCGGCGGAGCGTTGCTCCGCTGCCCGCGGCCCAGCGGGCGGTGCGGGATGGGGTCAACGGCCGCAGCGCCGAGCCGGGCGGAGAGGCGTTGCACGACGGGTTCTTCCGCTGCGCCGAGGCGCGGCCCGACGCGCCCGCGGTCTATGCCAGCTCGGGCGATCTCAGCTACCGGCAGCTGCGTGATCAGGTATGTGCGGTGGCGGCGGCGTTGCGTGACAACGGTGTCGGCGCCGGCGACACGGTCGCGGTGATGGGACCCAAGTGTGCCGAGCAAATCCCGGCGCTGCTCGCCATCCTGGCGGTCGGCGGCGTCTACCTGCCGATCGGTGTCGACCAGCCCGATGACCGCGCCGAGCGCATCCTCCAGACCGGCCAGGTAGGTCTGGCCCTGGTGGGCGGCGGGCAGCCGCTCGCGTTACCGGTGCCGGCGCTGGCCATCGCGGACGTGCTGCGCGATGCGCCCATCGATGCCGAGATTCGGCCCGCGACAACACATCCCGGCGAGCTGGCCTACGTGCTGTTCACGTCGGGCTCCACCGGTGAACCGAAGGGTGTCGAAGTCACCCACGACGCCGCGATGAACACGGTGGAATTTCTCACCCGGCACTTCGAGATCGGTGCTCGCGACCGGTGCCTGGCGTTGTCGACGCTGGAGTGCGACATGTCAGTGCTGGACATCTTCGCCACGCTGCGGGCCGGCGGGGCGATCGTTGTCGTGGACGAGGCCCACCGTCGCGACCCAGACGTCTGGGCACGGCTGATCGAGACCCACGCGGTGACGGTGCTGAACTTCCTGCCGGGCTGGCTCGAGATGCTCGTCGAGGTGGGCGCCGACCGGCTGTCGTCGCTGCGCGTGGTACCCACCGGCGGCGACTGGGTACGACCGCAACTGGCCAGCCTGCTCAAAGCCCAAGCGCCGCAACTGCGTTTCGCCGGTCTCGGTGGTGCCACCGAGACCGCCGTTCACGCGACGATCTGCGAGCCGACCGAGTTGCCGTCAGACTGGACCGCCGTGCCGTACGGCACACCGTTTCCCAACAACGCCTGCCGGGTGGTCGACGACATGGGCGGCGATTGTCCCGACTGGGTCGTCGGCGAGTTGTGGATTTCTGGACGCGGTATCGCCCGGGGCTACCGTGGACGTCCGGATCTGACGGCCCAGCGTTTTGTCGAGCACGATGGCCGTACTTGGTATCGCACCGGCGATTTGGCCCGGTATTGGCCGGACGGCACGCTGGAGTTCGCCGGACGCGCCGACCACCGCGTCAAACTCAGTGGCTACCGTGTCGAGCTCGGTGAGGTTGAAGCCGCGCTGCGTCAGATACCCGGTGTGGCAATGGGTGTCGCGGCCCTTGTGCCGACGCCGGGCGGTGCCGAGATGCTGGCCGCAGCCGTCCAGGCGGACAACCGCGAGCTGACCGCCGCCGGCGTGCGGGAAGCGATGGCCGAATCGGTTCCAGAGCACATGATCCCGCGTCGGGTGGCACTGGTCGACCAGATTCCGTTCACGGTCGGCGGCAAGATCGACCGGCGTGCCGTCGCACGCGAACTGGCGGCCGGCGTCGCCGAGTCGGCCGAGCCGGATCGGCGCGCCCCGTCGACTCCACTGGAATCCGCTCTGGTGGCGATCGTCGGCGACGTGCTCGGGGAGTCGGTCGGTGTCGACGACGACTTCTTCGTACTCGGCGGGGACTCCGTGCTGGCAACGCAGACCATTGCCCGCATCAGGGCCTGGCTGGACACCCCCGGCGCGATGGTCGCCGACATTTTCGCGACTCGAACGGTTTGCGCGCTTGCCGATCTGCTCAGCCGCCGCGAGGGCGACCCCTGTCGGCTCGATCAGGTCGCCGAGCTCTACCTCGAAGTCATCCAGATGGAGGCCGGCAACGTCGCGGCGGCTATTGCTGAAACCGAAGCGGTGCAATGA
- a CDS encoding nuclear transport factor 2 family protein, producing the protein MRDDEVRAALSRHWTASDANEFEAEHEIYSEEAVLEYPQSGERIRGRRNIQASRTAQPNAKRFTVRRTLGGGDLWVTELVMTYDDHPYYVVSVMEFDGAKVVRETQYFGDPFEPGPSRAQWVEPM; encoded by the coding sequence ATGCGGGACGACGAAGTGCGGGCCGCCTTATCGCGGCATTGGACGGCATCGGATGCCAACGAATTTGAAGCTGAACACGAAATCTATTCCGAGGAAGCGGTTCTCGAGTATCCGCAATCGGGTGAGCGGATCCGCGGGCGGCGCAACATCCAGGCGTCGCGCACCGCACAACCGAATGCGAAGCGGTTCACCGTCCGGCGGACCCTGGGTGGCGGCGATCTGTGGGTCACCGAGTTGGTGATGACATACGACGACCACCCGTATTACGTCGTCAGCGTCATGGAATTCGACGGCGCCAAGGTCGTTCGTGAGACCCAGTATTTCGGCGATCCATTCGAGCCGGGGCCATCTCGCGCTCAGTGGGTCGAACCGATGTGA
- a CDS encoding SDR family NAD(P)-dependent oxidoreductase: MIGPFGKSPKVSHHARAVVTGAGSGIGAAFAVELAKRGGRVVCSDIDEVAAKRTVSAITDLGADAVAIACDVTQLGDVQELAVQSQSWFGTTPTLVINNAGVGSGGAPIGELPIEDWQWVLGINLWGPIHGCHVFAPILRSAEPSNTPRGIINVASAAAFGAAPSMAAYNVSKAGALSLSETLAAELSGSGVKVTALCPTFVKTNILEAGRISAETNQFAHRIMRWTGVSAEKVAKTCLDAHDRGDLYCMPQLEAKIGWSIKRLVPGTYTRAVGLVSRIAPL, translated from the coding sequence ATGATCGGACCGTTCGGCAAGTCGCCCAAGGTGAGCCACCACGCTCGTGCGGTGGTGACGGGTGCGGGCAGCGGTATCGGCGCGGCGTTCGCCGTCGAACTCGCCAAACGTGGCGGTCGGGTCGTGTGCAGCGACATCGACGAAGTCGCCGCGAAGAGGACGGTCAGCGCGATAACCGACCTCGGCGCCGACGCGGTCGCAATCGCCTGCGACGTAACCCAACTCGGCGACGTCCAGGAACTGGCCGTCCAGTCGCAGTCCTGGTTCGGAACCACGCCGACGCTGGTGATCAACAATGCCGGCGTCGGCTCGGGCGGCGCCCCGATCGGCGAACTTCCCATCGAAGATTGGCAGTGGGTGCTGGGCATCAACCTGTGGGGACCCATCCACGGCTGCCACGTCTTCGCGCCGATCCTGCGGTCCGCCGAACCCTCGAACACGCCGCGGGGCATCATCAACGTCGCCTCCGCCGCGGCGTTCGGCGCCGCGCCCAGCATGGCGGCCTACAACGTCAGCAAGGCCGGTGCGCTGTCGCTGTCGGAGACCTTGGCCGCCGAATTGTCCGGCAGCGGAGTGAAAGTCACCGCCCTGTGCCCCACCTTCGTCAAGACGAACATACTCGAAGCCGGCCGCATCTCGGCCGAGACGAACCAGTTCGCGCACAGGATCATGCGCTGGACTGGCGTGTCGGCGGAAAAAGTCGCGAAGACCTGTCTGGACGCCCACGACCGCGGCGACCTGTACTGCATGCCGCAGCTCGAAGCCAAAATCGGCTGGAGCATCAAGCGACTGGTTCCCGGAACGTACACCCGCGCCGTCGGCCTGGTGTCCCGGATCGCCCCGCTCTAA
- a CDS encoding alpha/beta hydrolase codes for MTDPASGRGSLRSRGAALVSTLTLRQISAVLPPEQAWGLWLSRRILAGVMDAFGPPLAGARAERVDGVLPDGRRVVGEWVRAPGVHSTDNAIYFVHGSGYALCSPRTHRRLTSWLSRLTGLPVFAVDYRLAPRHRFPTAAHDVRAGWDWLVGHVPPERVVIAGDSAGGHLTVDLLLQSEAEAAKAAALVLFSPLIDLTLGLARVREALRRDPAIRVSDAARLLALYTRDVDPTHERLALDVAGGPALPPTLIQAGGAEMLLSDARRLAADIHAGGGRCELQVWPDQVHVFQALPRLSPEAAKAMRHAAHFITTSLRASDFDAMAGKAD; via the coding sequence ATGACGGACCCAGCGTCGGGCCGCGGATCACTGCGATCGCGTGGTGCAGCCCTCGTCAGCACGCTGACATTGCGCCAGATCAGCGCGGTTTTGCCGCCCGAACAGGCCTGGGGGCTCTGGCTGTCACGCCGGATCCTGGCCGGCGTCATGGACGCGTTCGGTCCCCCACTGGCCGGCGCCCGCGCTGAGAGGGTCGACGGCGTACTGCCCGACGGTCGTCGAGTGGTCGGCGAATGGGTCCGTGCGCCCGGCGTGCACAGCACCGACAATGCGATCTACTTCGTCCACGGCAGCGGCTATGCGCTGTGCTCCCCGCGAACACACCGTCGGCTGACCTCGTGGCTGTCGCGGTTGACCGGCTTACCGGTGTTCGCCGTCGACTATCGTCTGGCGCCGCGGCACCGCTTCCCCACCGCCGCCCATGACGTGCGGGCGGGATGGGACTGGCTGGTCGGTCACGTGCCGCCGGAACGTGTTGTCATTGCCGGGGATTCAGCCGGCGGCCATTTGACGGTGGACCTGCTGCTGCAATCGGAGGCCGAAGCCGCCAAAGCCGCTGCGCTGGTGCTGTTCTCGCCGCTGATCGATCTGACGCTCGGCCTGGCTCGCGTGCGCGAGGCGTTGCGTCGCGACCCAGCCATCCGGGTCTCCGACGCCGCCCGTCTGCTCGCCTTGTACACCCGCGACGTCGATCCCACGCACGAACGCCTGGCTCTCGACGTGGCCGGCGGGCCTGCGCTACCGCCGACGCTGATCCAGGCCGGTGGCGCCGAGATGCTGCTCAGCGATGCGAGGCGACTCGCCGCCGATATCCACGCCGGCGGAGGCCGCTGCGAGCTTCAGGTCTGGCCAGACCAAGTGCACGTCTTCCAGGCGCTGCCACGGTTGTCGCCCGAAGCCGCGAAAGCTATGAGGCACGCGGCGCACTTCATCACAACGTCATTGCGGGCCAGCGATTTTGACGCCATGGCAGGAAAGGCAGATTGA
- a CDS encoding DNA-3-methyladenine glycosylase I produces MKAMAGIGMPPQLPTVVTAADGITRCRWATETGRDLTGYHDAEWGTPTHDEAALFETLALTYFENGLSWLAVFDKRDNFRRAFSEFEPTAVAAMTSADVDRLMADRSIIRNRRKIEATVHNARVMLSCSLAQLAWDHQPRRHYPLRSWADGRMDSPESHLLSAALREKGFRLVGPVVAHSFMQTVGIENGHFDGCFRSSAL; encoded by the coding sequence ATGAAGGCCATGGCCGGCATCGGCATGCCGCCGCAGCTGCCCACCGTCGTCACCGCCGCCGACGGAATCACCCGCTGCCGCTGGGCCACTGAGACGGGCCGCGATCTGACCGGTTATCACGATGCCGAGTGGGGTACGCCGACGCACGACGAGGCGGCGCTTTTCGAAACGCTCGCGCTGACGTACTTCGAGAACGGCCTGTCGTGGCTGGCCGTCTTCGACAAGCGGGACAACTTCCGCAGAGCGTTTAGTGAATTCGAGCCAACCGCAGTGGCCGCGATGACGTCCGCGGATGTCGACCGATTGATGGCTGACCGCTCCATCATTCGCAACCGGCGCAAGATCGAAGCGACGGTGCACAACGCCCGCGTCATGTTGTCGTGCTCGTTGGCGCAATTGGCGTGGGACCATCAGCCTCGGCGTCACTATCCGTTGCGGAGCTGGGCTGACGGCCGGATGGACAGCCCGGAATCCCATCTTCTTTCGGCAGCGTTGCGGGAAAAAGGTTTTCGGCTCGTCGGGCCCGTCGTCGCGCATTCGTTCATGCAAACCGTCGGGATCGAGAACGGTCACTTCGACGGATGTTTTAGGAGCTCAGCCCTCTAG
- a CDS encoding thioesterase II family protein — MIFNNLTTVAKQEFPAWIKRVPGRDGGGRVGATVVFPHAGGAAVGYRKFATALAAGGDTYIVQYPQRADRLADPAPGTVHDLARGLFVSAPWRRVAPLRLFGHSMGAVVAFEFARIAESRGAAVERLWASAAPAPSAVAEMPELPTSHDDLLLDVAELGGTDADLLADPEFAELLVTAIRSDYQAINRYNCDADVRIRADISALGARGDHRVSAANLELWGEHTAGSFDLSWYDGGHFYLDDHIDAIAARVNAGG; from the coding sequence ATGATTTTCAATAATCTCACGACGGTGGCCAAGCAGGAATTCCCGGCCTGGATCAAACGGGTACCCGGTCGAGACGGCGGGGGACGGGTCGGCGCCACGGTGGTGTTCCCGCACGCGGGTGGAGCCGCTGTGGGCTACCGGAAATTCGCGACCGCGCTGGCCGCGGGCGGCGACACGTACATCGTGCAGTACCCGCAGCGCGCCGACCGGCTCGCTGACCCTGCCCCGGGCACCGTCCACGATCTGGCTCGCGGATTGTTCGTGTCCGCTCCGTGGCGTCGGGTGGCGCCGCTTCGGCTCTTCGGCCACAGCATGGGCGCCGTCGTCGCGTTCGAGTTCGCCCGAATCGCCGAATCACGCGGTGCCGCAGTGGAGCGGCTGTGGGCGTCGGCGGCCCCGGCGCCATCGGCGGTCGCCGAGATGCCCGAGCTGCCCACCAGCCACGACGACCTCCTCCTCGACGTCGCCGAACTCGGTGGCACCGACGCCGATCTGCTTGCCGACCCCGAATTCGCCGAGTTGCTGGTGACCGCGATCCGGTCCGACTACCAGGCGATCAACCGGTACAACTGCGACGCCGACGTCCGCATCCGCGCCGATATCTCCGCGCTCGGCGCCCGCGGCGATCACCGGGTGAGCGCTGCCAATCTGGAGTTGTGGGGTGAGCACACCGCGGGCTCATTCGACCTGTCCTGGTATGACGGCGGGCACTTTTACCTCGACGACCACATCGATGCGATTGCCGCACGGGTGAATGCCGGTGGTTGA